The genomic interval gtcgcgtcccgatctgattcctgacgtcacttcgaactcggtcgcagctccgctcggctcctctcagcgctctgaaatcccgccttttatcgggcgctccctccgctcggctcctctcagcgctctgaaatcccgccttttatcggacgctccctccgctcggctcctctcagctgttctcagcgctctgaaatcccgccttttatcggacgctccctccgctccgctcggctcctctcagcgctctgaaatcccgccttttggAACAAAATGTTACAGCAGCTGATTTTGCATCATTAATGAGTTAAACAGTTGATAATATGCAGTACTAATAGGAACAGTAACTCATTACTGTATTGTTCTTTGCATTGAAATCAGCAGTAATCATTTTACTGCATAAATACAATTTACACTCAAGGCAGACACATTGGCCCTCAACACCCAAGTCACTACATTGATATGACCCCAGAAGAAAAAATGTCATAGGGCAGAATCTCACCCTAAAGCCAATACATAGCCCAATGTAATTTGTTACAACAGCTGAATTATGTTAATCTGAAAAATAAGCAATCACTCAATTTACAAGGAGCCAAAACCCAGTCTTCTGTAACAGTTTATTTCCAGTTACTATTACATTTCACATCAAGAGCCCAGGTCTCACAGCTCTTAGTACAAAGTCACCATTGCTACAGGATAGGGGTTCTTCAGACTATAAACAGGAGTACTGAACAATAAGCTTTATCCCTGCAGTCAGTtcaatcactctcccccagggtgagcttgtcaaacaggtacactcccatgccattctcaggggctcccagtctcttcaggttggtgatgtgatctccaagcttcttgatcatcttcacttgttcatccaagtagtgggtctccaggaagtcacacaactggaagaAAAGATGGAAAATAGTTATGTCCAGCAAGAGATGGAGGAAGATCTGAGCTTCTCCAAGGGTTTGGATTTTAATCTTCTTGGTCTGGAGGATAGTCAAGTGGTGCACTTTAGATTGATGCATTTTATACAGTAACTTTGCTCTATTAAGTGCTTAGATCCTGGGATCAGATACATTTACTTCTAATGCAGACAGTAGGGCAATCTCCCTTTcctgtctcccctccccaataaaaTTTGAGCATGACACCAACAAAGCTATTGGGTATGAAGATCTTTTGAATAGGCTCAAGGACAGTAAATTTCCACCACCTCGAACTTACCCAAAGGCCCACATTAAaaacttacatgagggtctgtcctctcagtggagagtttgtgcagatccagcagactctggttcacattcttctccatctgcagagctctctgcatcgcctccagaccattgctccactcatcctgctctggcttctgaaaagggAATCAGGTCTCAGCCAGTTCACTTAATGGATTAAACAAAATACACAAGAAAGTACTGAAGGAAAATAGGGGTGAAAAGCAATCAGATGTCCATGTTGCCATGCACCAATTGTCCCAAGAATATAGAATTACACCACCACAACCACGAGTCAAATAGTATAAATGTCTTTAAGGAgaagtactgagggagacagTAATAGATGGATGTGATGATAGGGCAAGATGAAGGTGGGAggcagctcatgtggagcataaacaccagcatagaccagttgggctaaatgtcctgattctgtgctggacattctatgtaattatgtgcATTAGAACAAATTGctttagaaatatttaaaattgtcCATTTAAGGGGAGCCATTCAGAAGGCCACTCCATTAAATCTAACCTTGATATCCTCCAAGATGACTCGGCCCccacgctgattctggaatttcagcagtttctcagcgtgctcccaTTCCTCATgcgactgctccttgaagaactcagcaaagtgacgcagggcaacatcatcccggtcaaagtaataggactggtGAGATCAAAAGTAGTTGGGTATCAGAATTATCATCATGGGTATTGTACATAAAGCCAACCtcaatattttgctttctgtcaaGGGTTAAAGTCTCACTGAGCTTGTAGGCAGATGGTTCTGAAAACTAGCACAGGCTGACTTGCTTCACTAACCTGGTAGTGAGATAATCTCACTCCTAGCAATAGGGAAGCTGGCCAATGGAAAATTACCAATTCAGCTTTGAACATGCTCAACACAATATTTCACTTTAATCTTCACACCCAAGACTGAATTATATGTCTAGACATTAGTGAAGGAACATAAAAGCTTACATCCTTTTCATGACTGAAATTTGAAACAAACCCTTTTCTACAACTACCACAAACAGCATTAACTTAGCACCTTCAACACTAAACATCAAGGCATTTCAGAGGAGAAACAGATACCAAGCAGTAAGAGTTGCATGACTAGAAACTGTTAGCATTTGAATGctttgagagacagacagaggtggGAAGGCAAAGGGATTAACAGTTACACTGAGTAGGACCAAAATGGCTGAAGGCCCTACCACCAATagagcaaaggcagagagagaagacagacagGGACAAGCTGGTACTTAAAAAGTGAAGGTTCAGAGCATAGAAACAGAAGTGGGACATACAGCCATTTGAGCCAACTCAATGATTTAATTAGAACATGGATCTGTACATCAATTCATCCTTcaataccctgacccaacaaaagatttcagtcttgaaagcaccaattaatccccaacatccacagactttcaagggagagagttctagatttccagtaCCTTTGAGGGGAAAAGTGCTTCCTCACTTACCTCCTAaatggactagctctaatttaagattatgaccccccccccccattgcaaggagaatgtggggaaagactgtggagagatgtcgaatagagggtaagaaatatgaaTCCCAGGCATTGAATGCAGAGTGTATTGCAAAACACAACTTCAATAGAAAGCTCAGACACCAGGAAAGTGAACAATTGAGATTTAAGATATAGAATGTGGTGCAACTACTGCAAGGAAGAGGGAGACATTTTGATAATGACTGTACAATAAATCACATTATATTACAGCTTTAAAAAGACACTCACCATCCatcaattggggggagggggtgcagattaGAGAAAAGGCAATAGATGAGTTGGAGAAAACAGAATTTTGTAATGTCACATTAGAATCTCCAATGTGAAGGGGTCAAAGAAACAAAACTCACCATAGAaagataaacataggaggaatagagctccatattgatctgcttgttgacaccatcctcacactccttgtgatagttctgacacacttgggaagccatctttaaattaactttaacaaaacTAAACAACTCTATTGAAGCAAGAAACTGAAAAACAGCCACCCAAAGCTCCATATTTATACTGCTGGTTAATCCTGGGCGTGGCAGCCTAGATGATGAGTGACAGTTGGCAATACCCAATCAGAAATTACatcctctctcagaacaccaatcaagaaaagggaggaggggagatgacACCCAGAGCCAGTCAGAACTTTGAAGGAGGAGCATCATTGGCTGACAATTCAATAAAGATCCAAATTGCTTTGACTTTCCTCAAACTGTAAAATCTgtttccgtgaccggtgggcaccgcagggactggagtgcatcctggatcgatgtaataaaattataatttgacacttattttgggtttattgatttactgcacataaacacaaccaaccccccctccccttcttataaaaggggggcctaaaacacaaaaaaaggaaaagcaaaaaaaccatggctgctcttccatcccacactccaaagaaaaaaaaatctgatcgtGACCATATTCTTGACCATAATCGACCTTTCTTTGATGGACCAATAAGGgagactctgggttgccccagGGTCACCAAACATAAACCATCACAAGTGGCCCTCTCAGGGCACCACTAATATTGGATGGTCCAATCAAACTGAAAAGAGACCAAAATAAGCATCAAGTGCCACCAAAAACAACAGGATACTTTCCCAATTAAATCAGGATTCTATTATTGATGTCTGAAAGACAGTCTATACCCTGCGGTGCCCAGCGGTCGCGGAAGGCATCAAGCGTAACGGTGGACACCACATGCTCCCTCTCCGGGGCCACCCGGGCACTTGACCATAATGGACCAAATTGTCAATTGGTGGATCTGCCCCCATCCCATCGGTTATGGTCACTGATCGTGACGGTTCAAAGATCCAGAACCAcaggtttaattgttgtttgcggGTCAGTGTCTTTGAATAATTCTGGATGGATCCGTGTGTTGGTTATTTGGCAAGTAGCTGCGGGTTTGAGGCAACATCCAAACAGATCAGAGCCTGTGAACAGCAACCAACAGCGAGTCAGGCGAATGGAAAGTGGGTGTGATGAACGTGTTAAACACAAGTCCTTCAATACTCCATCAATTCTAGGGTCAGTGAGCATCTGTACACACATCGGCTGGAAAGTGAAGGGGGCCACGGCATGTTGAGTTCTTGTTTTGTCATCATGACATTTTACAAACAATAAAATGCAGAGCACTCCACGGGGAAGAGACTGTGGACCATTGACTGAagggatttggggtgggggggcgggtttGTTGTTGGGAGGGATTGCGGTGAGAGGCAAACACTGTGTGTAGTGTTGGTTGTATATACAGTGAGCGACAGTGGTGAACAGACTATCTGGTATTTCCTGGGTTTGGTAATCCCTTGTTTCAATGATTAATCTCTTGTACTTTTTGGACAGTCAAACACCAAGTGGAAAGAGTCGAGTGGTGAATTTTCTCATTAGAAAGGGGAGTTACTGATATTTCCCTAAATCCGGTCAGGGAAGGATGGGGCCCCGTGGATATTTTGTGTTCCAGATCACATCAGAATACTGTCGGATCAACAACAAACAGcaggctaaaaaaaaatcaaaggtggAACCTAGTGAAGGAAAGATGAAGCAACGAAAAGTGGGGTCGATGGACTGATCCGATCATATGATCCCTGTGTGAGAATAACCTGAACATCACTGGTGCAAACTCAGTTAAAGCTTTAAACAGACCAAGTAGTTGGTGGCTTAGCCTTTAATTAGATGGCTCTATTCTCCAACTCTTCAGTAGACTTACAAGTGGCAGTTTTGGCAATTAGGATCTAGTGTTATTTGGTCCCAGGCCACATAAGATTACACAAAGATTGTATTCgcaaggagaggggaatggggcaaGAACTGTTTAATGAAACAGAATCCAGCAAGGGAAACTTAGAGGGGCTCTTAGATTTGCAACAGCAAATGGAAGTATTTTAGAGGCTATGGGGTAGAGGATATAAAAGGTGCATGAGGTGAACAGAGActggaaaataaaaattgagatTGAAACAAATAGCAGGAGCTGGACCAAAGTTCTGCACAGGAAGAAAAAGATGGGCtgaagagaaggaggaaagagCCAGGTAACCCTAGCAGGAACAATTGGAGATTTGGTCTTACTTTGCTCCAGGATTTTTGTAACTACTTAAATTTGAATACCTGCTTCAGGGAACACTTCCCTCATGTCCTACAATGGACAAGTCAGCAGCAATGTGTGGGGTTGTTTATTCAGAAGGTTAATTACTGTAATCACcattgatgcccacatcccatgaacaaatagtaATAAAAAAATGCACACTCTCCAAAAGGGATTCAAGCCTATGTGGAGGAAGAGGTCTTACTGTAATCAGATTACACTTTAATCTCTACTACAGAACACCAAATATTGAAAGCTGTTAGGTACAAATCTAATTTTGGCCTGATGGCCATCCTGGGCTGCTACAAAACCAAATTAAGCcttctggaggggaaggggttaaAACATCCATGTGCCCAAACAAATCAGATTTTATCACGGTGAAAACCTAtttcttagatttttttttttgtttgacgcAAGGCCACGTGCATTGGTGTTAGAATGTGCTCAATTACTGAAGAAAAGGAACCAGTTCAACatcaaaatgttttatttcagCTGCAAGAACACTCAACTACAATGTTTGGAAGTTAATCTTAGACTTTGAATTCCATTCCCAGTTCAGAGAGATGGCAACATAAAACTTCAATACACAAGTTGAATATCTGCAACATGGACAACAGTCCAGTCACTCCTCCCCCAGGGtgtgcttgtcaaacaggtacactcccatgccattctcaggggctcccagtctcttcaggttggtgatgtgatctccaagcttcttgatcatcttcacttgttcatccaagtagtgggtctccaggaagtcacacaactggaaagggaaaaataaaaatcaagctAGCTACTTGAATCATTAGGTTCCTTTAATCTCACTTCCCTACTGGGGAATACTCAAGGTCTCATAACAAAATATGGCCAAGAGACTACCAGATCTAACTCCTTGCCCTCCCAGCCACTGGTATTGAAAATAAATGCTGCCCTGCCCCAGTCCCTCACCTAAAGTCAGTATCCATTTGAAGGTTCCCTTCAAGCCCAAGATATCTCAACCCTTGAAACAGATTGATTTCAAGGACAGATTTTAATGCTCACCTTCAGTAGATTTAACAAACCTCAGATTTAGAAATGGAAAGTATTGAGCTGCATTCAGTCTGATGTGATTTTAAAGGACAGTGCTAAATTACACAAtcccaaattaaaaataaacccaAAAGCAAAATGCCACTGATGCATTAAGGACTTACAcgagggtctgtcctctcagtggacagtttgtgcagatccagcagactctggttcacatccttctccatctgcagagctctctgtatcgcctccagaccattgccccactcatcctgctctggcttctgaaaagggAAGTCTTTCAAGTCACAAAATGCTCAAGCTCCCATCTGCATCCCATGCAGTATTAATCTCAAACTAGCCTGAAACAAGAGGATGACTGGAGAGTGGAAGAAAATTGATTTTTGCCCTGATGTTAGCAACAAGTACTCTGTTCAGTTATAATGTAGAACATGTGGCTCATTAATgagaaaacatcttctctgctgTGGAGACATTTTCCACATTCTGAAAGCTGGATAGAGGCTGCACTGGGGACCAATCATTCAATATGAAAATAAGCCTCAATAAATTACATTTGGCCCAGTCATGAACTCAACAACTGGCAGGtgggtcattaaccagaggacacacattgaagataatgggcaaaagaaccagagggaagatagagatttcatatataaacagtgaattgttacaatctggaatgaaatgcctgaaagggaagctgattcaatagcaaCTGTCAGAACAGATTTTTATGTATAGAATCATGAAAAGGAATAATTTACAgctctatggggaaggagcagggcacgagggactaattggatattctttcaaagagccagcacagacactatgagccaaatggcctgattctatgaacaaaccttgatgtcctccaagatgattcggcctccacgctgattctggaatttcagcagtttctcagcatgctcccgttcctcatgtgactgctccttgaagaactcagcaaagtgacgcagggcaacatcatcccggtcaaagtaataggactggAATTTTAAACAGAATCATGTCAGACCTAGATCTCACCGACATACAAatatctttctctcccctccccagttaATGAGTGCTcaaagtttctttaaaaaaatactatGTTAACTAGCAACGCAAACTAAACTGTACTTAGAGTAAGTAGCCCCTCCTTCTACTTGCTATTCTAATCTAAAATTGGGCAAGGAACAAGAAAATTCTTATATTCCAGAAGTTTCAAACTCCACAATCTGTGTTAAGGATCAAGGCAGTGAAAAAGCCTAGGACTCTCATAGTACTTCACCTGCAAGTAAAAATGCAAGAAAACTAGTGAGGACCTGTCAACATTTCACTGGCAACAGTCACCCCATTGAAACTGAACCTTTTAAGTCAATTGTTGACAAGCACTTGACCAGGTTTCTGCTCCTCTGTTACAAATTCAAGCAGCAGCTGAGCCAGGTTCATATATTAAGCCCCTCAATAGAGTGCAGGTGCTGTAAGGAGCAGTCCATTAACACAAGATCACCCCATATTACACACAAAGTACTTACTGCCCAAAGATATTCCACCCCAGGGAGGAAAAGGAACTCAAGAGAAATGTAATTTGAATCCAattctg from Heptranchias perlo isolate sHepPer1 chromosome 35, sHepPer1.hap1, whole genome shotgun sequence carries:
- the LOC137302237 gene encoding ferritin heavy chain B-like → MASQVCQNYHKECEDGVNKQINMELYSSYVYLSMSYYFDRDDVALRHFAEFFKEQSHEEWEHAEKLLKFQNQRGGRVILEDIKKPEQDEWSNGLEAMQRALQMEKNVNQSLLDLHKLSTERTDPHLCDFLETHYLDEQVKMIKKLGDHITNLKRLGAPENGMGVYLFDKLTLGESD
- the LOC137302058 gene encoding ferritin heavy chain A-like — translated: MFHAVVFEVRFLLTVKVKMVSQVCQNYHKECEDGVNKQINMELYSSYVYLSMSYYFDRDDVALRHFAEFFKEQSHEEREHAEKLLKFQNQRGGRIILEDIKKPEQDEWGNGLEAIQRALQMEKDVNQSLLDLHKLSTERTDPRLCDFLETHYLDEQVKMIKKLGDHITNLKRLGAPENGMGVYLFDKHTLGEE